In the genome of Oncorhynchus gorbuscha isolate QuinsamMale2020 ecotype Even-year unplaced genomic scaffold, OgorEven_v1.0 Un_scaffold_9282, whole genome shotgun sequence, the window tgttatgcaggtgaatgaggacccaaaagcgacttggcgaaaacagagtttttaatccagtaagaaactttacaaaacaaaaagcataatactactcgtaaagacgagaacagactggagacttgatcgagaactgcaggttgcctcgggaaggcacttgaacctagcagactcagacacctgctcaccacgcagcatctgagggaaacacgacacgacagggcaaaacatagacacagcacggtgaattatagataaggatccgacggggcaggaacggaaaacaaggaggagaaataggactctaatcagggaaaaggatcgggaacaggtgtggaagactaaatgattgatttaggggaataggaacagctgggggagcaggaacggaacgatagagagaagagagagcgagagagtgagagagggaggaggagagggatagaaagaggaaaaagaacctaataagaccagcagagggaaacgaatagaagagtgcacagggacaagacatgataattaatgacaaaacatgacagtaccccccaccaccgagcgcctcctggcgcactcgaggaggaaccctggcggcaacggaggaaatcatcaataagcgaacggtccagcacgtcccgagacggaacccaactctctcctcaggaccgtaaccctcccaatccactaagtattggtgaccccgtcccgagaacgcatgtccatgatcttacgtaccttgtaaataggtgctctcgacaaggacgggaggggagggaagactgaacgggggtgcgaagaaagggcttgacacaggagacatggaagagaggatggacgcgacgaagatgtcgcggaagaagcagtcgcacagcgacaggattgacgacctgggagacacggaacggaccaatgaaccgcggagtcaacttgcaaGCTGTCGAAGGGGAAGGTTCTGAAGTggaagccacactctctggccgcaacaataccttggactcttaactGCGTtgtggctctcacagtctgtgccctgtagcggcaaagtgcagacctcaccctcctccaggtgcgctcacaacgttggacaaacgcttgagcggagggaacgctggactcggcaagctgggatgagaacagaggaggctggtaacccagactactctgaaacggagataacccggtagcagacgaaggaagcggttGTGAGCGtatctgcccaggggagctgttctgcccaagacgcagggtttctgaagaAAGGCTGGAGTATGCGACCaacgtctgattggccctctctgcttgaccgttagactgggatgaaacccggaagagagactgacggacgcaccaatcaaacgacaggaCTCCTCCAAAAACTGTGGcagtgaattgcgggcctctgtctgaaacggcgtctaacgggaggccatgaattctggaACACtcatttgtgccgtctccttagcggaaggaagtttagcgaggggaatgaaatgtgccgcctcttgtgagaacctatcgacaaccattaagaatcacagtcttcccgcagacaaaggcagaccggtaaatgaagtctaggcgatgtgagaccatggtcgagaaggaatggggagcggtctgagagcgaccggcaggaggagattACCGGGCTTGGTCTGCGCGCagaccgaacaagcagccacgaaacggcgcgtgtcacgctcctgagtcggccaccaaaagcgctggcaaATAGACGcaaagtgcctcgaacaccgggatgaccagctaacttgcagagtgagcccactgaagaacagccagacgagtggaaacaggaacgaaaaggaggttactaggacaagcgagcggcgacgcagtgtgcgtgagtgcttgcttaacctgtctttcaattccccagactgtcaacctgACAACACGCCCATTAGGAAGAATCccccgggatcagtagaagccacagaagaactaaacagacgggataaggcatcaggcttggtgttcttgctacccggacggtaagaaatcacaactcgaaacgagcgaaaaacaacgcccaacgagcttgacgggcattaagtcgtttggcagaacagatgtactcaaggttcttatggtctgtccaaacgacaaaaggaacggtcgccccctccaaccactgtcgccattcgcctagggctaagcggatggcgagcagttcacggttacacccacatcatagttgcgctccagatggcgacaggcgatgagaaaaataagcgcaaggatgaaccttatcgtcagactggaagctgggatagaatggctcccacgccactacctctgaagcgtcaacctcgacaatgaattgtctagtgacgtcaggagtaacggaTAGGGATGACGtgaaacgttcttttagaagatcaaaagccctgggaaccggaccacttaaaaacacgtcttgacagaagtaagagctgtgagaggggcagcaacttgaccgaaattacgaatgaaacgccgatagaaattagcgaacctaaaaaagcgctgcaactcgacacattgaccttggaacgggccaaatcactgacagcttgaccttagcggaatccatctgaatgccttcagcggaaataacgaaaccgagaaaagtaacggagggagacatgaaaagagcacttctcagcctttacgtgaGACAATTtactctaaaaggcgctgtagaacacgtcccgaacgtgctgaacatgaatctcgagcgacggtgaaaaaatcaggatatcgtcaagatagacaaaaacaaagatgttcagcatgtctctcagaacatcattaactaatgcctgaaaaacagctggcgcattggcgagaccaaacggcagaacccggtactcaaaatgccctaacggagtgttaaacgccgttttccactcgtcccccctctctgatgcgcacgagatggtaagcgctacgaaggtccaacttagtaaagcacctggctccctgcagaatctcgaaggctgatgacataagggaagcggataacgattcttaaccgttatgtcattcagctcgatacccacgcagggcgcagagcaccgtccttcttcttaacaaaaagaaccccgccccggccggagaggaagaaggcactatggaaacaaggccaagagacacagatataATCCCTCGagtgccttacgttcgggagccgacagagagtatagtctaccccgaggaggagtggtcccccggaaggagatcaatactacaatcatacgaccggtgagaggaagggagttggctcggaccgactggaagaccgtgcgcagatcatgcaTATTCCTcagcactcctgtcaaatcgccaggttcctcctgagaagtggggacagaagaaatgggagggatggcagacattaagcacttcacatgacaagatacgttccaggataggatagaattacaagaccaattaatagaaggattatgacatactagccagggatgacccaaaacaacaggtgtaaaaggtgaacgaaaaatcaaaaaagaaatagtctcactgtggttaccagatactgtgagggttaaaggtagtgtctcatatctgatactggggagatgactaccatctaaggcaaacatgggcgtaggcttgtctaactgtctgaaagtaatgttatgtttccgaacccatgcttcgtccatgaaacaaccctcagccccagagtcaatcaaggcactgcatgtagcaccgaaccggtcagcgtagatggaccgacatagtagtacaggatctagatgaagagacctgagtagtagcgctcaccagtagccctccgcttactgatgggctctggcctcttactggacatgaattaacaaaatgtccatcaaatccataatagaggcacaggcggttggtgatcctccgttccctctccttagtcgagatgcgaatcccctcccagctgcatgggctcagtctcagagccagaggagggagatggttgcgatgcggagcagggaaacaccgttgatgcgagctctcttccacgagcctggtgacgaagatctacccgtcgttctatgcggatggcgagagcaatcaaagagtcacactggaaggaacctcccgagagagaatctcatctttgaccactgtgtggagtccctccagaaaacgagcgagcagcgccggctcgttcagtcactagaggcagcaagagtacgaaactctatagagtaatccgttatggatcgatcaccttggcatagggaagccagggccctagaagcctccccaccaaaaactgaacggtcaaaaacccgaatcatctcctctttaaagttctggtaattgttagaacaatcagcccttgcctcccagatagctgtgccccactctcgggcccggccagtagagtgaaatgacgtaagcttaacccgagctctctcactagagtatgtgttgggttggagagagaacacaatatcacactgggtgagaaaggagcggcactccgtgggctgcccggagtagcaaggtgggttattaaccctaggttccggaggctcggcaggccaggaagtaacaggtggcacgagacgaagactctggaactgtccagagaggtcggaaacctgagcggccaggttctccacggcatggcgagcagcagacaattcctgctcgtgtctgccgagcatggctccttggatcttgacggcagtgttacgagcctctgtagtcgctgggtccattccttggtcggatccttctgttatgcaggtgaatgaggacccaaaagcgacttggcgaaaacagagtttttaatccagtaagaaactttacaaaacaaaaagcataatactactcgtaaagacgagaacagactggagacttgatcgagaactgcaggttgcctcgggaaggcacttgaacctagcagactcagacacctgctcaccacgcagcatctgagggaaacacgacacgacagggcaaaacatagacacagcacggtgaattatagataaggatccgacggggcaggaacggaaaacaaggagagaaatagggactctaatcagggaaaaggatcgggaacaggtgtgggaagactaaatgattgattaggggaataggaacagctgggagcaggaacggaacgatagagagaagagagagcgagagagtgagagagggagggggagagagagggatagaaagagggaaagaacctaataagaccagcagagggaaacgaatagaaggggaagcacagggacaagacatgataattaatgacaaaacatgacagtacatcTAATAATCTGGTTAAATACAAAACGAGGTCTTCACAGTGTAACATCTGATAATCTGGTTAAATATAAACTGAACATCTGACATTctggtttaaaaaaatgttttcatgAGCATTTGATCCATTTCCTTGTTAGCTTGGAAATTGAATATTTTTCTGTCATCTTGAACTATACGTTATAGCTATATAATACCATGACATGTATAagtatactatataataccatgacatgtatgggtatactatataataccatgacatgtataggtatactatataataccatgacatgtataggtatactatataataccatgacatgtatgggtatactatataataccatgacatgtatgggtatactatataataccatgacatgtataggtatactatataataccatgacatgtataggtatactatataataccatgacatgtatgggtatactatataataccatgacatgtatgggtatactatataataccatgacatgtataggtatactatataataccatgacatgtataagtatactatataataccatgacatgtacaggtatactatataataccatgacatgtataggtatactatataataccatgacatgtataggtatactatataataccatgacatgtataggtatactatataataccatgacatgtataggtatactatataataccatgacatgtataggtatactatatataataccatgacatgtataggtatactatataataccatgacatgtataggtatactatataataccatgaCATGTATGGGTATACTGacatatatactatataataccatgacatgtataggtatactatataataccatgacatgtataggtatactatataataccatgacatgtataggtatactatataataccatgacatgtataggtatactatataataccatgacatgtatgggtatactatataataccatgacatgtatgggtatactatataataccatgacatgtataggtatactatataataccatgacatgtataggtatactatataataccatgacatgtataggtatactatataataccatgacatgtatgggtatactatataataccatgacatgtataagtatactatataataccatgacatgtataggtatactatataataccatgacatgtataggtatactatataataccatgacatgtatgggtatactatataataccatgacatgtataggtatactatataataccatgacatgtatgggtatactatataataccatgacatgtataggtatactatataataccatgacatgtataggtatactatataataccatgacatgtataagtatactatataataccatgacatgtataggtatactatataataccatgacatgtatgggtatactatataataccatgacatgtataggtatactatataataccatgacatgtataggtatactatataataccatgaCATGTATGGGTATACTATATAATGCCATGACATGTAtgggtatactatataataccatgacatgtatgggtatactatataataccatgacatgtataggtatactatataataccatgacatgtacaggtatactatataataccatgacatgtatgggtatactatataataccatgacatgtatgggtatactatataataccatgacatgtataggtatactatataatgccatgacatgtataggtatactatataataccatgacatgtataggtatactatataataccatgacatgtataggtatactatataataccatgacatgtataggtatactatataataccatgacatgtatgggtatactatataataccatgacatgtataggtatactatataataccatgacatgtataggtatactatataataccatgaCATGTATAGGTATACTATATCATTTCACTTTGCAAACGAGGTCTTcatgtgttgtatgtgttgtcTTCTGCTTCTTACCTCAGGCGTATGGACAGATGTGTTGGAGGCTATCGGGGTGTTGGCAGTCATCGCCAACGGCCTGGTTATTGGGATATCTTCAGATTTCATCCCCCGCCTTGTATACCGCTACAATTATGGACCGTGTGCCAATGGAACGGTCACGGATACGGAGTACGTCTGTCCATTCTGACTCGGGGACTGCAGCGGCAGGGTTAgggctcaattccatttcaattcaggaagtcGTCTGAAATTCCAATTTTCAATTTTTAAATGGAATTGATCCTAATCCTGGTGTGTAGATAATTTCCATTATTATTACCACATACATTGGTAACTGTTCCTGAGTGGAGCAGGGTTCtaaagacactgcatctcagtgctagatgtgttcgctacagacaccctggttcaaatccaggctgaatcacaaccggacgcgattgggagtcccatagtgcggcgcaCGTTTGGCCCgatataggccgtcattgtaaatgagaatttgttctttactgacttgcctggttaaattgtAAATAAAtgcatgaatgtataacactacatgttctacctactaacatgactgtataacactacatgtataactacctactaacatgactgtataacactacatgtataactacctactaacatgagtgtataacactacatgtataactacctactaacatgactgtataacactacatgttctacctactaacatgaatgtataacactacatgttctacctactaacatgaatgtataacactacatgtataactacctactaacatgaatgtataacactacatgttctacctactaacatgaatgtataacactacatgtataactacctactaacatgaatgtataacactacatgtataactacctactaacatgactgtataacactacatgtataactacctactaacatgactgtataacactacatgtataactacctactaacatgactgtataacactacatgtataactacctactaacatgactgtataacactacatgtataactacctactaacatgaatgtataacactacatgtataactacctactaacatgaatatataacactacatgtataactacctactaacatgactgtataacactacatgtataactacctactaacatgactgtataacactacatgtataactacctactaacatgactgtataacactacatgtataactacctactaacatgaatgtataacactacatgtataactacctactaacatgactgtataacactacatgtataactacctactaacatgaatatataacactacatgtataactacctactaacatgactgtataacactacatgttctacctactaacatgactgtataacactacatgtataactacctaataacatgactgtataacactacatgttctacctactaacatgactgtataacactacatgtataactacctactaacatgactgtataacactacatgtataactacctactaacatgactgtataacactacatgtataactacctactaacatgaatgtataacactacatgtataactacctactaacatgactgtataacactacatgttctacctactaacatgactgtataacactacatgtataactacctactaacatgaatgtataacactacatgtataactacctactaacatgactgtataacactacatgtataactacctactaacatgactgtataacactacatgtataactacctactaacatgaatgtataacactacatgttctacctactaacatgactgtataacactacatgttctacctactaacatgactgtataacactacatgttctacctactaacatgaatgtataacactacatgttctacctactaacatgactgtataacactacatgttctacctactaacatgactgtataacactacatgtataactacctactaacatgactgtataacactacatgtataactacctactaacatgactgtataacactacatgtataactacctactaacatgactgtataacactacatgttctacctactaacatgaatgtataacactacatgtataactacctactaacatgaatgtataacactacatgttctacctactaacatgaatgtataacactacatgtataactacctactaacatgactgtataacactacatgttctacctactaacatgactgtataacactacatgttctacctactaacatgaatgtataacactacatgttctacctactaacatgactgtataacactacatgttctacctactaacatgactgtataacactacatgttctacctactaacatgactgtataacactacatgttctacctactaacatgactgtataacactacatgttctacctactaacatgactgtataacactacatgttctacctactaacatgactgtataacactacatgttctacctactaacatgactgtataacactacatgttctacctactaacatgactgtataacactacatgttctacctactaacatgactgtataacactacatgttctacctactaacatgaatgtataacactacatgtataactacctactaacatgactgtataacactacatgttctacctactaacatgaatgtataacactacatgtataactacctactaacatgactgtataacactacatgttctacctactaacatgactgtataacactacatgttctacctactaacatgaatgtataacactacatgtataactacctactaacatgactgtataacactacatgtataactacctactaacatgaatgtataacactacatgttctacctactaacatgactgtataacactacatgttctacctactaacatgactgtataacactacatgttctacctactaacatgactgtataacactacatgttctacctactaacatgactgtataacactacatgttctacctactaacatgactgtataacactacatgttctacctactaacatgactgtataacactacatgttctacctactaacatgaatgtataacactacatgtataactacctactaacatgactgtataacactacatgtataactacctactaacatgactgtataacactacatgtataactacctactaacatgaatgtataacactacatgttctacctactaacatgactgtataacactacatgtataactacctactaacatgactgtataacactacatgtataactacctactaacatgaatgtataacactacatgtataactacctactaacatgaatgtataacactacatgtataactacctactaacatgactgtataacactacatgttctacctactaacatgaatgtataacactacatgttctacctactaacatgactgtataacactacatgtataactacctactaacatgactgtataacactacatgtataactacctactaacatgaatgtataacactacatgtataactacctactaacatgaatgtataacactacatgttctacctactaacatgaatgtataacactacatgttctacctactaacatgactgtataacactacatgttctacctggagagaggagagaggtcatcCACAAAGACCTGGCCGCCAGGAACTGTGTTATTGACGACAGCATGCAGGTGAAGATCTGTGACAACGCCCTGTCCAGAGACCTGTTCCCTATGGACTACCACTGTCTGGGAGACAACGAGAACAGGCCGGTCCGCTGGATGGCCCTGGAGAGCCTGCTCAACCATGACTTCTCTAGTGCTAGTGATGTGTGGGCGTTTGGCGTGACCCTGTGGGAGTTGATGACCTTGGGACAGACGCCCTACGTGGACATCGACCCCTTCGAGATGGCAGCCTATCTGAAGGACGGATATAGAATAGCACAGCCAATCAACTGTCCTGATGAACTGTTTGCAGTGATGGCCTGTTGCTGGGCCCTGGATCCAGAGGAGAGGCCTAAGTTCCAGCAGCTGGTCCAGTGTCTGACTGAGTTTCATGCAGCGTTGGGGGCCTACGTGTAAAATCTAGCCCCAGGCTTCTGTACCGGACCAGGCCCGAAGGACCAGCAGGCCAGGAGTTACTGGACAGCACTAATCACAACGAGGAATACATTTACAAACCTTTATGCAGAAAAGAAAGACTTTCATTATTATGAGAATTTATTTTCAGAGTGAGGTTTCTATAACTTGTGCTTCAAATGGATACTCCGAGGtcgttgtaagtcgctctggataagagcgtctgctaaatgacttaaatgtaaatgtaaatgtacctactaacatgactgtataacactacatgtataactacctactaacatgactgtataacactacatgtataactacctactaacatgactgtataacactacatgtataactacctactaacatgaatgtataacactacatgttctacctactaacatgactgtataacactacatgttctacctactaacatgactgtataacactacatgtataactacctactaacatgaatgtataacactacatgtataactacctactaacatgaatgtataacactacatgttctacctactaacatgactgtataacactacatgtataactacctactaacatgaatgtataacactacatgtataactacctactaacatgactgtataacactacatgtataactacctactaacatgaatgtataacactacatgtataactacctactaacatgaatgtataacactacatgtataactacctactaacatgaatgtataacactacatgtataactacctactaacatgactgtataacactacatgttctacctactaacatgaatgtataacactacatgtataactacctactaacatgaatgtataacactacatgtataactacctactaacatgaatgtataacactacatgttctacctactaacatgaatgtataacactacatgttctacctactaacatgactgtataacactacatgttctacctactaacatgaatgtataacactacatgtataactacctactaacatgaatgtataacactacatgtataactacctactaacatgaatgtata includes:
- the LOC124030114 gene encoding tyrosine-protein kinase RYK-like, producing the protein VWTDVLEAIGVLAVIANGLVIGISSDFIPRLVYRYNYGPCANGTVTDTEREVIHKDLAARNCVIDDSMQVKICDNALSRDLFPMDYHCLGDNENRPVRWMALESLLNHDFSSASDVWAFGVTLWELMTLGQTPYVDIDPFEMAAYLKDGYRIAQPINCPDELFAVMACCWALDPEERPKFQQLVQCLTEFHAALGAYV